In Sporosarcina sp. PTS2304, a genomic segment contains:
- a CDS encoding CrcB family protein, translating to MIWHYVAVGCGGILGALLRYECAARLNKSSMPYGTLLVNSIGCFFIGWIIGLGLPTAWLIFWATGVAGALTTYSTLMKEIWTYWIEDQKTRAILYTVLTFGLGLVLAYTGYSL from the coding sequence ATGATATGGCATTACGTGGCGGTCGGCTGCGGAGGAATTCTTGGTGCATTGTTGCGCTACGAATGTGCCGCCCGCCTCAATAAGAGTTCTATGCCCTACGGTACGTTACTCGTAAATAGCATCGGTTGTTTTTTTATAGGATGGATCATCGGCTTGGGATTACCGACTGCATGGCTAATATTTTGGGCGACTGGGGTGGCGGGTGCTTTAACGACTTACTCGACATTGATGAAAGAGATATGGACGTATTGGATAGAAGATCAAAAAACACGTGCGATTCTCTATACTGTACTGACATTCGGATTAGGTCTAGTCTTAGCATATACTGGGTATAGCCTATAG